The Prevotella melaninogenica genome window below encodes:
- a CDS encoding Eco57I restriction-modification methylase domain-containing protein, with product MKRNIFNQYITVSDFKGLFVSEMLWNNPTGATQLPEINIDNTTFHIEQIAERKGFQILHCHVEQIPSSAICKKIDHKIRKNAENYICIFILPETLHHLWVAPVKKVEKRDVVLVEYDSLDKAAFLFEKIESLSFSLDDNLTILDIIEKVQSAFLINSEKITKDFYAGFKKEHSNFAKFITGIDDHIDEKENKNKQWYASVMLNRLMFCYFIQKKEFLDGDVNYLRHKLEWTRNQEGEDRFFNKFYKGFLVNLFHDGLNTPKHNHEFEKIYGRIPYLNGGMFDVHQIEREYANLDIADEAFISLFDFFDKWHWHLDDRMTASGRDINPDVLGYIFEQYINDRAQMGAYYTKEDITEYIGRNTIVPYLMDAVKRKDEKHFRANSELWLYLKESGDKYIFDAMKKGVDQTIPEEIATGLDTTKPNLLERRCHWNERTPEAFALPTEIWRETIERLQRYNNIKEKIVKGEITNVNDFITYNLNIRQFVTDYLANTQDHLFVKHFYHALQHVTILDPTCGSGAFLFAALNILEPLYEVCINRMQEFNAKNPLLFKRELQEIEHKYRSNIQYFIYKSIILRNLYGVDIMVEATEIAKLRLFLKMVAVVEVDKHDPNLGLDPLPDIDFNIRCGNTLVGYATQEELERDLIEGDMFARKEFKAKVNDEMDKVSRTYEIFKNVQLHQAEDMAAFKKAKSELYQRLNTLNDLLNHKMYGAVESTKGYDAWYQTHQPFHWLAEFYEIINEHGGFDVIIGNPPYVEYNKKVKGVAVSDLYKLVGYKTLSCGNLYAYVLERSKNIMRQEGYISMIVPLSGHSTERMAPLVTNFYEKFRLHLHLNLSADANPQKLFEGVKFRLVIFTATNNGVGKYSTKYTRWLADERKNLFNALVRYNSIEDYTYQNIIPKIASPLFISIARKIKEEKAQYFVGIGNEQCLYHNAPVNWIRSHTFVPYFCSDRDGEGITTQLKSVSFDNTKQVKVGSCILNSSLFFIWWITNSDCYHLNKPEIVNFRYQYDKGIEKEICSVADRLAIDMKKKCIRRIYNYKTTGRVEYDEFYMKLSKPIIDEIDKFLARHYDFTEEELDFIINYDIKYRMGDELNEE from the coding sequence ATGAAAAGAAATATTTTTAATCAGTATATAACTGTATCAGACTTTAAAGGATTGTTCGTCAGCGAAATGCTTTGGAACAATCCTACAGGTGCCACACAATTACCTGAGATAAATATAGACAACACAACCTTTCACATAGAGCAGATTGCTGAACGAAAGGGCTTTCAAATCTTGCATTGCCACGTCGAACAAATACCATCATCTGCCATCTGCAAGAAGATTGACCATAAAATTCGCAAAAATGCAGAGAACTATATTTGTATCTTCATACTGCCAGAAACGCTCCATCATCTATGGGTAGCTCCTGTAAAGAAAGTGGAGAAAAGAGACGTTGTCTTAGTTGAATATGACTCTCTTGACAAGGCAGCTTTCCTGTTTGAAAAGATAGAAAGCCTCTCGTTCTCGCTTGATGATAACCTTACAATCCTCGACATCATAGAAAAGGTACAGTCTGCCTTCCTCATTAATTCAGAGAAAATAACAAAAGACTTCTATGCTGGATTTAAAAAAGAGCATAGCAACTTTGCTAAATTTATTACTGGCATTGATGACCATATTGATGAAAAGGAGAATAAGAATAAACAGTGGTATGCTTCTGTCATGCTCAACCGATTGATGTTCTGCTACTTCATTCAGAAGAAAGAGTTTCTCGATGGCGACGTGAATTATCTGCGTCATAAATTAGAGTGGACTCGCAATCAGGAAGGAGAAGACCGCTTCTTTAATAAATTCTATAAGGGCTTCCTTGTCAATCTTTTCCACGATGGACTTAACACTCCTAAACACAATCATGAATTTGAAAAGATTTATGGACGCATCCCTTATCTGAATGGCGGAATGTTTGATGTGCACCAAATAGAAAGAGAATATGCTAATTTAGATATTGCTGATGAGGCTTTTATCAGTCTCTTCGACTTCTTTGATAAATGGCATTGGCATTTAGACGATCGTATGACAGCCTCTGGACGTGATATCAATCCTGATGTCTTAGGATATATTTTTGAACAATATATCAACGATCGTGCTCAAATGGGAGCTTACTACACAAAGGAGGATATTACTGAATATATCGGGCGTAACACTATTGTTCCATACCTAATGGACGCTGTGAAACGTAAAGACGAAAAGCATTTCCGTGCAAACAGCGAACTATGGCTGTATCTGAAAGAGAGCGGTGATAAGTATATCTTCGATGCTATGAAGAAAGGAGTTGACCAAACTATTCCTGAGGAAATAGCAACAGGACTTGACACCACAAAGCCGAACCTTCTGGAACGTCGTTGCCATTGGAACGAGCGCACACCTGAAGCATTTGCTCTGCCTACAGAGATTTGGCGTGAGACCATTGAGCGACTACAACGTTACAACAACATTAAAGAGAAAATTGTAAAGGGAGAAATCACTAACGTCAATGACTTTATCACTTACAACCTCAACATACGGCAGTTTGTAACTGATTATCTTGCAAACACACAAGATCATCTGTTTGTAAAGCATTTCTATCATGCATTGCAGCATGTTACAATACTCGACCCTACCTGCGGATCGGGGGCTTTCCTCTTTGCTGCGCTCAACATCCTTGAGCCGCTCTATGAGGTATGTATCAATCGTATGCAGGAATTCAATGCAAAGAACCCTCTACTCTTCAAACGAGAGCTACAGGAGATTGAACATAAATATCGTTCTAACATACAATACTTCATCTATAAGAGCATCATTCTCCGCAATCTCTATGGTGTCGACATTATGGTCGAAGCGACAGAGATAGCCAAGCTACGTTTGTTCCTAAAGATGGTAGCAGTAGTTGAAGTAGACAAACATGACCCAAATTTAGGACTCGACCCACTACCAGATATTGACTTCAATATTCGCTGTGGCAATACGCTTGTGGGCTATGCAACGCAAGAGGAATTAGAACGCGACTTGATAGAAGGAGATATGTTTGCCCGTAAAGAGTTTAAGGCAAAAGTAAACGATGAGATGGATAAGGTGTCACGTACCTACGAAATCTTTAAGAATGTTCAGCTCCATCAAGCTGAAGATATGGCAGCCTTTAAGAAAGCAAAGAGTGAACTATATCAACGCCTTAACACGCTTAACGACTTATTAAACCACAAGATGTATGGTGCAGTAGAATCAACCAAGGGTTATGACGCTTGGTACCAAACTCACCAACCTTTCCACTGGCTTGCTGAATTCTACGAAATTATCAATGAACACGGAGGATTCGACGTGATTATTGGTAATCCTCCGTATGTGGAGTACAATAAAAAAGTTAAAGGAGTAGCTGTATCTGACCTTTACAAATTAGTTGGATACAAAACTCTTTCATGCGGAAACTTATATGCTTATGTACTTGAGCGGTCTAAAAATATAATGAGGCAAGAAGGCTACATCAGTATGATTGTTCCATTGAGTGGGCACAGCACAGAGCGAATGGCTCCACTTGTAACGAATTTCTATGAGAAATTCCGTTTGCATCTGCACTTAAACTTAAGTGCAGATGCAAACCCTCAAAAACTTTTTGAGGGTGTGAAGTTCCGTTTGGTTATATTTACTGCAACCAATAATGGAGTTGGGAAATATTCAACCAAATATACACGTTGGTTGGCTGATGAACGCAAGAACCTTTTTAACGCTTTAGTACGTTATAACAGCATTGAAGATTATACTTATCAAAATATTATTCCAAAAATAGCAAGTCCGCTATTTATCAGCATTGCAAGAAAGATAAAGGAAGAAAAGGCGCAATATTTTGTTGGTATTGGGAATGAGCAGTGCTTGTATCATAATGCCCCCGTAAACTGGATTCGTTCACATACTTTTGTTCCTTACTTTTGCAGTGATAGGGATGGCGAAGGTATAACAACGCAACTTAAATCTGTATCATTTGATAATACAAAACAAGTAAAAGTAGGAAGTTGTATTTTGAATAGTTCACTATTCTTTATATGGTGGATTACTAATTCTGATTGCTATCATCTCAACAAACCTGAAATTGTTAATTTTAGATACCAATATGACAAAGGTATTGAAAAAGAAATATGCTCTGTTGCTGATAGGTTAGCAATAGACATGAAAAAGAAATGCATACGACGCATATATAATTACAAAACAACGGGACGAGTTGAATATGATGAGTTCTATATGAAGCTCTCTAAACCTATCATAGACGAAATAGATAAGTTCCTTGCCCGTCATTATGATTTTACAGAGGAAGAGTTAGATTTCATCATCAACTACGACATTAAATATCGTATGGGTGATGAATTAAATGAAGAATAA
- a CDS encoding DUF4145 domain-containing protein: MNQKYVTPARDKDAFTCPHCHTLSLMKFRWHRHDEDVHFVTQRVGYGEYLNQLFIARCVNCGKKIIWINDDYIYPDIVAEDPNVDMPESVKQLYNEAGTIYNKSPRAACALLRLAIDRLCNELGETDRDINKNIGILVKKGLPQAVQQALDVVRVVGNKAVHPGVISFDVDDKGTATMLMHLLNIITERMITEPKEIESLYEGLPETVKESITKRDK; this comes from the coding sequence ATGAATCAGAAATATGTAACTCCGGCACGTGATAAGGACGCATTTACGTGTCCGCATTGTCATACGCTATCTTTAATGAAATTTAGATGGCATAGACATGATGAAGATGTTCATTTTGTTACTCAAAGAGTGGGATATGGTGAATATTTGAACCAACTTTTCATTGCAAGATGTGTGAACTGTGGAAAGAAGATAATCTGGATAAATGATGATTACATTTATCCAGACATCGTTGCAGAGGATCCTAACGTTGATATGCCAGAAAGCGTGAAACAGCTATATAACGAAGCAGGAACGATTTACAATAAGTCTCCAAGGGCAGCCTGCGCACTATTGCGATTGGCAATAGACAGATTGTGTAATGAATTGGGAGAAACAGATCGGGATATAAATAAAAATATAGGTATCCTTGTTAAGAAAGGGCTACCACAAGCAGTTCAGCAAGCGTTAGACGTTGTACGCGTTGTAGGTAACAAGGCTGTCCACCCGGGTGTTATTTCATTTGATGTTGATGATAAAGGAACAGCAACCATGCTTATGCACCTTCTGAATATCATTACCGAGCGCATGATTACCGAACCAAAAGAGATAGAGTCCTTATACGAAGGACTCCCCGAAACGGTGAAAGAATCCATAACTAAAAGAGATAAGTAA
- a CDS encoding ATP-binding protein — MSKLTIEHLKTLRESEDKVEFKRAAQGNFAYDGGSKPNPKDRRKCILGYVTALCNEGGGYLVLGMEDAYPHQVVGTKQNKGAIGELESYIYRDTSIRPSIYELYEDETTKEGRVLVIDVPGRPIGKLFRFEDVPLMRVGEELKPMSDEEIFKILQEQEPDFSSEICSTVSINDLDTEAIRILKQKYATKQKNPNFLTLPDEQVLSDLQLMKEGKVTYAALILVGKREKLIELLPQASVILEYRKSENLVPYDNRYTYSEPFYKMIDMLWHDINLRNDKIDVNDNSYIFNIPFFNEDVIREAINNAIAHRDYRRTSETVIKQYPQKLIVMNAGGFPLGVSIDNLLRVQSTPRNRLLADVLEKTGIVERSGQGIDKIFKNTLSEGKDSPDYSHSDSFRVELHLSAVIKDKAFAMFLESEQRDLAEEDRLSVFDVISLNEVRQGKSQSVEKDSIEKLLSCGLIEKRGRTRGTYYILSKSYYEFSGQEGEYSQKDDWGINQVMSVIMPHLTKFGKAKMKDFAKLLDGHLTRRQVRTVIDKLVAYQLLIKEGEGASTTYKIAEKYIKNSALVARAFDLGIKEMKKRGEI, encoded by the coding sequence ATGAGTAAACTCACAATAGAACACTTGAAAACTCTGAGAGAGTCTGAAGATAAGGTTGAATTTAAGCGGGCTGCACAAGGCAATTTCGCTTATGATGGTGGCTCTAAACCCAATCCTAAGGACAGAAGAAAGTGTATCTTAGGTTATGTTACTGCTCTTTGTAATGAAGGTGGTGGATATTTAGTGCTTGGAATGGAAGATGCCTATCCACATCAGGTGGTGGGTACAAAACAGAATAAAGGGGCTATTGGAGAATTGGAAAGCTATATTTATAGAGATACATCAATCCGCCCGAGTATTTATGAACTCTATGAAGATGAAACTACGAAGGAAGGACGTGTATTAGTGATAGATGTTCCAGGACGACCTATCGGAAAGCTTTTTAGATTTGAAGATGTCCCATTGATGCGAGTCGGAGAAGAATTGAAGCCTATGTCTGATGAGGAAATCTTTAAGATTCTACAGGAACAAGAACCAGACTTTTCTTCCGAGATATGTAGCACGGTTTCCATTAATGATTTGGATACAGAAGCGATTCGGATTCTGAAACAGAAGTATGCAACAAAACAGAAAAATCCTAATTTCTTAACACTACCTGACGAGCAGGTCTTAAGTGACTTGCAACTTATGAAAGAAGGTAAAGTTACTTATGCAGCATTGATTCTTGTTGGCAAACGAGAGAAACTCATTGAATTATTACCCCAGGCCTCCGTAATATTGGAATATCGTAAATCCGAGAACTTGGTTCCATATGACAATAGGTATACTTACAGTGAACCATTCTATAAAATGATAGACATGCTATGGCATGATATTAATTTGAGGAATGACAAGATTGATGTGAATGATAATTCCTATATATTCAATATTCCCTTCTTTAATGAAGATGTGATTCGTGAAGCCATTAATAATGCTATTGCTCATAGAGACTACAGGCGTACAAGCGAAACTGTAATTAAGCAATACCCACAAAAATTAATTGTAATGAATGCTGGAGGTTTCCCTTTAGGTGTAAGTATTGATAATTTATTAAGAGTTCAAAGTACTCCAAGAAACAGACTATTGGCAGACGTGTTAGAAAAAACAGGTATTGTGGAACGATCGGGGCAAGGTATAGATAAAATATTTAAGAACACATTGTCAGAAGGAAAAGATAGCCCAGATTATTCTCATAGTGACTCTTTTCGAGTGGAGTTACATCTTTCAGCGGTCATCAAGGATAAGGCTTTTGCTATGTTTTTAGAATCGGAACAAAGAGATTTAGCAGAAGAAGATAGACTATCCGTTTTTGACGTGATATCCTTAAATGAAGTAAGACAAGGAAAATCGCAGAGTGTTGAAAAAGATAGTATAGAGAAATTATTAAGTTGCGGACTAATAGAGAAACGTGGCAGGACAAGAGGTACATACTATATTTTATCTAAAAGCTATTACGAATTTAGCGGTCAAGAAGGAGAATACAGCCAAAAAGACGACTGGGGAATAAATCAAGTAATGTCGGTAATCATGCCTCACCTTACAAAGTTTGGTAAAGCCAAAATGAAGGACTTTGCAAAGTTATTAGATGGTCATCTGACACGTCGTCAAGTAAGGACTGTTATTGATAAATTAGTTGCTTATCAACTCTTAATCAAAGAAGGAGAGGGGGCTTCTACCACATATAAGATAGCAGAAAAATATATTAAAAACTCAGCTTTGGTTGCTCGTGCCTTTGATTTAGGAATAAAAGAAATGAAAAAACGCGGGGAGATATGA
- a CDS encoding mannose-1-phosphate guanylyltransferase: MTTKQNNYCVILAGGKGRRLWPCSRDKYPKQFIDFFGVGRTQLQQTFDRFANILPKENIYINTSCDYLDLVREQLPEVAADHIMAEPIHRNTAPSVAWAVHRIMMFDPKANIIISPSDHNIVNDEAFFRNIKEGLSFVEKNDAILTMGVSPTRPEPGYGYIQKGVYTGNGDIYKVQAFTEKPDREFAQMFMDSKEWCWNTGLFLSNVNYLRQSLYGFLPSVLREGEMGSKITTIEDEEAFIHDNFPRYPNISLDYGILEKSENVYVMRCDFGWADLGTWHGVYESLSKRDGDNVVIDSDVILEDAANNIIKLSKGKLGVINGLDGYIIAEKDNVLLICKKEDSSALVRKYVNEVQIKKGEEFV; this comes from the coding sequence ATGACTACGAAACAGAACAACTATTGCGTAATTCTTGCCGGTGGCAAGGGACGAAGACTATGGCCCTGCAGTAGAGATAAGTATCCAAAGCAATTTATAGACTTCTTTGGTGTGGGTCGTACTCAGCTTCAACAAACATTTGACCGCTTTGCAAATATTCTTCCAAAAGAGAACATTTATATTAATACCAGCTGCGATTATCTTGACCTTGTCAGAGAGCAGTTGCCTGAAGTGGCAGCCGATCATATCATGGCTGAACCAATCCACAGAAACACTGCACCAAGTGTTGCATGGGCAGTGCATCGTATTATGATGTTCGACCCTAAAGCTAACATTATAATATCTCCTTCTGATCATAACATTGTTAATGACGAGGCTTTCTTCCGTAATATCAAAGAGGGATTATCGTTCGTTGAGAAGAATGATGCTATACTGACTATGGGAGTTAGCCCTACCCGACCAGAACCTGGATACGGATATATACAGAAGGGCGTCTACACTGGTAATGGTGATATATATAAGGTACAAGCCTTTACTGAAAAGCCAGACCGAGAATTTGCACAAATGTTCATGGATAGTAAGGAGTGGTGTTGGAATACAGGACTCTTCCTCTCTAACGTCAATTACCTTCGTCAAAGCCTCTATGGCTTCCTTCCTTCTGTTTTACGTGAAGGTGAAATGGGCAGTAAGATAACAACGATAGAAGACGAAGAAGCTTTCATACATGATAATTTCCCACGCTATCCTAACATTTCATTAGATTATGGCATCTTAGAGAAGTCGGAGAATGTTTATGTGATGAGGTGCGACTTTGGTTGGGCAGACCTTGGAACGTGGCATGGAGTCTATGAGTCACTAAGCAAGCGAGATGGCGACAATGTTGTCATAGACTCTGATGTTATCCTTGAAGATGCAGCTAATAATATTATAAAGCTCTCCAAAGGCAAATTAGGTGTCATCAACGGACTTGATGGCTATATCATTGCAGAAAAGGACAATGTATTACTTATCTGTAAGAAAGAAGATTCTTCTGCATTGGTAAGGAAATATGTGAATGAAGTACAGATAAAGAAGGGAGAAGAGTTTGTATAA
- a CDS encoding HIT family protein: MTIFSKIAAGEIPSYKCAENEQFYAFLDIDPVTKGHTLVIPRKEVDYIFDMEDEELAAFEVFAKKVARAIKAVFPCKKVAQVVLGLEVNHAHIHLLPMNSEADVDFKHHVPVDAEEQKEIAEKIFKAFQELD, translated from the coding sequence ATGACAATATTCAGTAAGATTGCAGCGGGTGAGATACCCAGCTACAAGTGTGCAGAGAACGAACAGTTCTATGCTTTTCTCGACATTGATCCAGTAACAAAGGGACATACACTTGTCATTCCTCGTAAGGAAGTTGACTACATCTTTGATATGGAAGATGAGGAACTTGCAGCCTTTGAGGTTTTTGCAAAGAAGGTTGCACGTGCAATAAAGGCAGTCTTTCCATGTAAGAAGGTAGCTCAGGTCGTCTTGGGATTAGAGGTTAACCATGCACATATTCATCTCTTGCCAATGAACAGTGAGGCTGATGTTGATTTCAAACATCACGTACCGGTTGATGCTGAGGAGCAGAAGGAGATTGCTGAAAAGATTTTCAAGGCTTTCCAGGAATTGGATTAA
- the greA gene encoding transcription elongation factor GreA has product MAYMSQEGYDKLVADLQYLESVERPKASAAIAEAADKGDLSENSEYDAAKEAQRHLEARIAELKMTVAQAKIVDVSRLSTDAVQIMSTVEMTNVKTNAKMKYTIVSETEANLKQNKISIKTPIAQGLLNKKVGDEVEITIPRGTITLRIDKISIDA; this is encoded by the coding sequence ATGGCTTATATGTCACAGGAAGGTTACGACAAACTCGTAGCCGATTTGCAGTATTTAGAATCTGTTGAACGTCCCAAGGCATCTGCTGCTATTGCCGAAGCTGCCGATAAGGGCGACTTGAGTGAGAATTCTGAGTATGATGCTGCTAAGGAGGCACAGCGTCATCTTGAAGCACGTATTGCTGAATTGAAGATGACCGTGGCACAAGCAAAGATTGTTGATGTGTCACGTTTGAGCACTGATGCTGTACAGATTATGTCTACTGTTGAGATGACAAACGTAAAGACAAATGCTAAGATGAAGTATACGATTGTTAGTGAGACAGAGGCTAACCTGAAGCAGAATAAGATTTCAATCAAGACTCCTATTGCACAGGGCTTGTTGAATAAGAAGGTGGGCGATGAGGTTGAAATCACTATCCCTCGTGGTACTATCACTCTGCGCATTGATAAGATTTCAATTGATGCATAA
- the pdxT gene encoding pyridoxal 5'-phosphate synthase glutaminase subunit PdxT encodes MRIAVLALQGAFLEHEMMLRKLGIDCFEVRRLEDWQQEKDGLIIPGGESTTQGKLLRDLSLLDPIREAIEAGLPVFGTCAGLILLAREVEGNSPSAPVPPRLGTMRMTAARNAYGRQLGSFHTEAPFKGVDGDIPMTFIRAPYIKESADEVETLSEVEGHIVAARQGNQLVTAFHPELDSDMRVHEYFLEMVKGR; translated from the coding sequence ATGAGAATTGCCGTTCTTGCCCTGCAGGGAGCATTCTTAGAGCATGAAATGATGCTCCGTAAACTGGGGATTGATTGCTTTGAGGTGCGCCGATTGGAGGATTGGCAACAGGAGAAAGATGGTTTGATAATCCCAGGTGGTGAGAGTACCACGCAAGGAAAGCTCCTTCGTGACCTCAGTTTGCTTGATCCTATCCGTGAAGCTATCGAAGCAGGATTGCCGGTCTTTGGTACTTGTGCGGGTTTAATACTCCTTGCTCGTGAGGTAGAGGGGAATAGTCCGTCTGCTCCAGTTCCTCCCCGATTGGGCACAATGCGTATGACAGCTGCTCGTAACGCCTATGGTCGTCAGTTGGGTAGTTTCCATACGGAGGCTCCTTTTAAGGGGGTTGATGGCGATATCCCAATGACTTTCATCCGTGCACCTTATATAAAGGAGTCTGCTGATGAGGTAGAAACCCTTTCAGAGGTTGAAGGTCATATCGTAGCTGCTCGCCAAGGAAACCAACTTGTTACTGCCTTTCATCCAGAATTGGATAGTGATATGCGTGTGCATGAATACTTCTTGGAAATGGTGAAGGGTAGATGA
- the pdxS gene encoding pyridoxal 5'-phosphate synthase lyase subunit PdxS: MANRQELNRNLAQMLKGGVIMDVTTPEQARIAEAAGACAVMALERIPADIRAAGGVSRMSDPKMIKGIQEAVTIPVMAKCRIGHIAEAQILQAIEIDYIDESEVLSPADNIYHIDKTQFEVPFVCGARNLSEALRRIAEGATMIRTKGEPGTGDVVQAVSHMRLMQSQIRELVSKREDELFEAAKQLQAPYDLVKYVHENGKLPVVNFAAGGVATPADAALMMQLGAEGVFVGSGIFKSGDPAKRAAAIVKAVTNYNNPKELAALSEDLGEAMVGINEHEIEVLMAERGQ, from the coding sequence ATGGCAAATAGACAAGAACTAAACCGCAACCTCGCTCAGATGTTAAAGGGCGGTGTAATCATGGACGTAACAACACCAGAGCAGGCGCGTATCGCTGAGGCTGCAGGTGCTTGTGCTGTAATGGCATTGGAACGTATCCCAGCTGATATTCGTGCTGCTGGTGGCGTTTCGCGCATGAGTGACCCAAAGATGATTAAAGGCATTCAGGAGGCTGTGACGATTCCTGTAATGGCAAAGTGCCGTATTGGTCATATCGCTGAAGCTCAGATTTTGCAGGCGATTGAGATTGATTACATTGATGAAAGTGAAGTTCTATCTCCTGCTGATAATATCTATCATATTGACAAAACACAATTTGAAGTGCCATTCGTTTGTGGTGCACGTAATTTGAGCGAAGCATTGCGCCGTATTGCAGAGGGTGCAACGATGATTCGTACGAAGGGTGAGCCTGGTACAGGTGATGTTGTGCAGGCTGTTAGCCATATGCGTTTGATGCAGAGTCAGATTCGTGAACTCGTTAGTAAGCGTGAGGACGAACTCTTTGAGGCTGCTAAGCAGTTGCAGGCTCCATACGACCTCGTGAAGTATGTACATGAGAATGGTAAGCTTCCTGTAGTGAATTTCGCTGCGGGTGGTGTGGCAACTCCTGCTGATGCTGCGTTGATGATGCAGTTAGGTGCTGAGGGTGTGTTTGTTGGTTCTGGTATCTTCAAGAGTGGTGACCCAGCTAAGCGTGCTGCAGCTATCGTTAAGGCAGTTACAAACTATAATAACCCTAAGGAGTTGGCAGCATTGTCAGAAGACTTGGGTGAGGCTATGGTTGGTATCAACGAGCATGAAATTGAAGTGCTCATGGCTGAGCGTGGACAATGA
- a CDS encoding bifunctional hydroxymethylpyrimidine kinase/phosphomethylpyrimidine kinase, translated as MQNNKPKLLKTILTITGSDSTGGSGVQADIRTIATLGGYAVSAVTSVTVQNTLGIQAFYDLPAEIVRGQIEAIINDMQPDTVKVGMIRTIETLAVVVDALLKYRPHHIIYDPIVTASNGDRLMTDDVITQIRCRLLPLCSLVILREGEAERIFDCSSLIGEGRRTVRSFVLDDPLQHGLANSFSSALAVYLSQEEPMNEALQHAREYVRTLVARKSDISGRSSQLYNEFLEAVQLHYHTNRDVAFYADCLNVSPRYLSQVAHRISGKSPKCIIDHTLAEALACQLRTTQKTIQEIGYEHGFASQAQFSKFFKKQMGQTPSEWRRS; from the coding sequence ATGCAAAACAATAAACCTAAACTGTTGAAGACAATTCTCACAATAACAGGTTCAGATAGCACTGGTGGCTCTGGTGTGCAGGCTGATATCAGAACGATAGCAACCTTAGGAGGCTATGCTGTGTCGGCTGTAACGTCTGTCACGGTGCAGAATACCTTGGGCATTCAGGCGTTCTATGACCTTCCTGCGGAGATTGTTAGAGGACAGATTGAGGCGATTATCAATGATATGCAGCCTGACACGGTAAAGGTGGGAATGATTAGAACCATAGAGACCTTGGCTGTCGTGGTGGATGCACTGTTGAAGTATCGTCCTCACCATATTATATATGACCCAATTGTGACGGCAAGTAATGGTGACAGATTGATGACAGATGACGTGATAACACAGATACGTTGTCGTTTGCTGCCACTTTGTTCGCTTGTCATTCTGCGTGAAGGAGAGGCTGAAAGAATCTTTGATTGTTCTTCGTTGATAGGAGAAGGACGTCGAACTGTACGCTCATTTGTGTTGGACGATCCTTTACAGCATGGTCTTGCCAATAGCTTTTCATCAGCGCTTGCGGTCTATCTTAGCCAAGAAGAGCCGATGAATGAAGCGTTACAACATGCTCGGGAGTATGTCAGAACGCTTGTAGCAAGGAAGAGTGATATCAGTGGACGGAGTAGTCAGCTGTATAATGAATTCTTAGAAGCTGTTCAGTTGCATTATCATACGAATCGTGATGTTGCCTTTTATGCTGACTGTCTGAATGTTTCTCCACGTTATCTGTCGCAGGTGGCGCATAGAATATCTGGTAAATCTCCCAAATGTATCATTGATCATACATTGGCAGAGGCACTTGCCTGTCAGCTTCGAACGACACAGAAGACCATTCAAGAGATTGGATATGAGCATGGTTTTGCCTCACAAGCTCAGTTCTCTAAGTTCTTTAAGAAGCAGATGGGACAGACTCCGAGTGAGTGGCGAAGGTCGTAG